A window of Bacteroidota bacterium genomic DNA:
TTATGAAGGCCCAGCGCTACGGGCATATCGTCAACATCGCCTCTATCGCGGGCCTCATGGGCAATCCCCAGCTTACGGCTTACAACGCCTCCAAGTTCGGCGTGCGGGGCTTCAGCGAGGCCCTCATGAAGGAGCTGCGTGAGTTCGGGATCAAGGTCACCTGCGTCTATCCGGGCTCGATCGACACGCCGTTTTTCGATCCGCTGGGCCTGCCGCGGCACAAAAACATGATGCAGCCTGAAGAAGTGGCGCGCTGCATCGTGTTCATCCTGGAGACGTCGGATAACTTCTTGGTAAGTGAGATCGTGCTGCGGCCGTTAAACCCCAATCCACCCGCCTCCTAAAAATCGACCGGCAGCAGGGCTCCGTGCTCTCGGATATCCCACTCCTGCGCGGCGAAGGTTTCGGCGTCTACGACAAGCAGAAGCCAGGCCAGAAACCGCGCCACAACCGAGGGATCCAGAAGCTCTCCGCGTTCGTAGTGGCCGATAAAGCGGGCCCGGGCCGGGAAAAGCGTTTCGGGAGTGGCCCGCAGGCGCGCCTGCATCGGCGTGTCCACGACCCCGGGCCGAACGCTTCCGACCCGAATGCCGCGCGAGGCTAGCTCCTGGTCTAGGCATCGGTACAGCATATGCAGAGCGGCTTTGGCCGTGCAGTAGGCCCCCCAGCCCACATATGGACGGTGAGCGGCGCCTGAGGAGAGGTGCAGGATGCGCCCTCCGGCCGGCATGCGCTCCAAGGCGAGCTGGGTCAGGAAGAGCGGGGCCTCGACGTTTACGGCCATGTGCGCCCGCCATGCCGATAGCGATACCGAGGCAAGGGGTCCTATGGGGTCGAGCACGGCGGCGTTGTGCACTAGCCATTTCAGCGAAGCCTGATCCGGAAGCGCTTCAAGCGCGGCTTCTCGCCCCTCTGGGGAGCCGATATCGGCCACCACAACCCGAATGCGCGCCGGATCCCGGGCGCGTGTCTGCTCCAAAGCCTGTGCCCGTCTGCCGACGCCTAACACATACAGACCTCGGCGGGCAAGCTCCCAGCTAAGCGCCTGCCCGATGCCGGAACTGGCCCCCGTAACCAGAGCCCAAGGGGTGCTCATGGCCCTTGCTCCTCCGATTGCCCGAAAAGCGTGGCTGTAACCGAACGCGCGCCCGCGCGATCGCGGTGCTCGCACAAATAGATCCCCTGCCAAGTCCCCAGATATAGCCGTCCATCTCGGACGGGGATCCACAAGCCTGGGCCGATGAGGACCGCCTTTACGTGGGCGGGCATATCATCCGGGCCCTCAAGACGGTGCCGAAAGTAAGGGCTCTCATCCGGTACAAGCCGGTTCAAGAAGGCCTCTAGATCCCGACGCACATCGGGATCGGCGTTTTCATTTAGGGCCAGCGAGGCCGATGTGTGCCGCAAAAACAGATGCAGCATCCCCACAGAAAACCACGCCAGCTCCGGAAGCTGGGCCGTGATCTCTCCTGTAATGAGGTGCACCCCACGGGGTCGAGGGCGCAGGTTGAGGTCTTTCTGAACCCAACGCACGCTTTAAAAATATAGGCGGCCGGTTTCCGAAACACTCCCGTCCTTGCTCACGAAGGCCGTACCTTTAGGAAGGCAAGCCCGAGGAAGAGGTCATGCGTCCAGAGGATCGGGAGCTACTGAAGCCTTACGTGACGAACCTAGAGGGGCCGGTTTTTGCGCTGCGCAACCTGCCCGAAGAGGTCATAGCCGTACTGTTTGCCTACTACAGCCGCTCTCCGCACGGGCTGCGGGAGAACCTGCTCAAGCTTCTGCGGGAGCAGGACCTCGCATTTCTGGGCGCGCAGCCGGGACCTCCTGAGGACTCCGATGGGCTTGAAGCGCTGCAGGAGCGGGCCCGGGCGTTTCACGAGAAATGGGTGATCGGCTACGGACACGCCTCTGTGGCCGAACACGCTGTCGTGCACCTGGCCGTAGAGGACGTTTCGATTTTGGCCAGCAAGGCGGTCGAGGACGCCCGCCTGGCTTCTTTTACGGAGAAGTCCACCCGGTACGTGGTCTTCAATCCGGAGCGCTTCTACGCGCTCTCCGAGCATCGGCGGGAGCCCTGGTATGGGGCGTACCGGGATGTGGCAAGGGAGCTGCTAGAGACATACCACGCCCTCATGCCCCATGTGCTGGAGCGGTTGCGGGCCGAGATCCCGAGGGCGCCGGATCAGTCCGAGCGCGCTTACGAGGCGGCTTTGCGCGCCCAGGCCTGCGATCTGCTTCGGTATCTGCTTCCGGCCGCTGCGCTGACCAACCTGGGCATGACGATCAATGCTCGATCCCTGGAGCATCTGCTGCGCAAGCTCTTCTCTCATCCGCTAGCGGAGGTGCGGGAGCTGGCCGGCCGCATCAAGGCTGAGGCGCTCAAGGTCGTGCCCACCCTGGTCAAGTACGCCGATTACAACCCCTACAGGGCCCAGACTCCGGCTCGCGTGGCCGCCTGCGCGACCCGTCTGCTGGGCCGTCCGGAGCCCGAGCCAGCCCGGCCGGTCGTGCTTGTGGAGTACGATCCGGAGGCTGAGCGAAAGCTGCTGTGCGCGATCCTGTATGAGCAGACGCGCCTGCCCTACGAGCAGCTGCGCCGTCTGGTTGAGGGGCTCGAGGCAGGCGCTCAAGAGGAGGTGCTTGATGCCTACTTGGCCGGGCGCGGGCCCCATGATGAGCCGATGCGGGCTTTGGAGCTTGTAAGCTACAGTTTCGACGTTCTCCTGGACTTCGGGGCTTACCGCGATCTACAGCGACATCGAATGGCCACGCAGCTGGTGCAGCCCTTTGGGCCTGAGCACGGCTATGAGCTTCCGGAGCCCCTTAGCCGATGGGGACTAGAGGCGAAGCTCCGCGGTCCCATAGAGCGGGCAGCTCAGGTGTACGCCCAGATCGCCCAGACCCATCCGCACGAGGCCGCCTATGTGCTGCCGATGGCCTACCGCAGGCGGATGCTGCTTACGGCCAACCTGCGGGAGCTGCATCATCTTATCGCGCTGCGCTCCGGTCGCCAGGGGCATCCCGCCTATCGGCGGATCGCGCAGGCCATGTACCAGGAGATCAAGCGGGTGCATCCGCTTCTGGCCCGCTACATTCGGGTGGATCTCGCAGATTATGCCCTGGCGCGCGCCTAGTTGCATCCCCACCGGATGCGGGCTATTTTCCTCGGGTGGGGCCAAGGTGCGATGATGAGGTTTCCGTGGACGCGCCTGCGGCGTTGTTTAGGGCGCTTGCACACCGTGATATGGATGGTGGAGGATAGCGCCCACCCCCTCTATTCGCTTCGGGTGCGCTTTGTTGTGCTTTTCTTGGGTCTCGTGGGTTTGGGGCTTCTGCTTTTAGGAGGCGCCCTTGTGCTCATCGCCTACACGCCGCTTCAGGGGCTCATCCCAAGCCGCGTAAGCCCAGGGGCCCATCAGCAGATCCAGCTAATGCAAAAGCGGCTTCTGGCTTTAGAGGATAGCCTGCGCGCCCAAGCCGCCTATATCCACAGTATGCGCCAGGTGCTCCTGGGCGAGTTCCGAGCCGAGGATGCGCCGGAGCCGGCTCCGACGTCGGGGGAGCCCCTTCCTTTGGAGACATATTCGGCCTCCGAAGCTTACACAGCCGTTGCGGAGCCGACACCAGTGCGTTGGACCAGTTTAAGCCCCAATGTGCTAGAGCCGATCGTATTTCCGGCTCCGTCGCCCGTGGAGGGGGTGGTGACGCGCGGACTAGATGCCCGAATCGGCCACTGGGGCATCGATATCGCCGCTCCGGAAGGAAGCCTTGTGGGCGCCATAGCCGACGGTTTTGTGGTCTTTGCGGATTGGACTCAAGAAGGGGGCTACACGATCGTCCTGCAACACGCGCGCAACTTTCTTAGCGTCTACAAGCATAACCAGCGCTTGCTTCGACGGCTTGGCGAGCGCGTGCGGGCTGGGGAGACCATCGCCCTGAGCGGCCGTTCGGGGATGATCACCACGGGTCCACACCTGCATCTGGAGCTCTGGCATGAGGGCATCCCTTTGGATCCATTGCCGTATTTATATGGCGTGCGTTCTATCGTGGGCACCACGGATCGATAGCGAGGGCGCGCAGCATGTTTAGAAAAAACGCAAGTTCCGCGGCCAGGTCCGGAACCGGAGCGCTCAACATGATTGCTCCGGGCACGGTCATCCAGGGAACGTTGCGTGTATGCGGTGATCTGCGCATGGCGGGCTCCGTCCGGGGGCAGATCAACGCAGACGGCAAAGTCGTCATCGCCCCTGAGGGACGCCTGGAAGGGGACCTAGAAGCTAGCTGCGCCGATGTGGCGGGGTTCGTGCAAGGAGCTATCCGAGCCGAGCGCGTTGTGTTGCGCGCCACAGCCCGCGTGGCGGGACAGGTGCTGATGCAACGGCTTGTGATTGAAGAGGGCGCCCAATTTGAGGGGGAGTGCCATCGCCTGGAGGTCCACGTAGTCGATGGAGCCGAATCTAGCCCCGAGCTCGCCTGATGCAGGCTAAGCCGCCCCCATCCGGCCCGCGCGAAGCCTATCGGTATTTGGTCCTAAGCAGCCAGATTTTGGGCAGCTTGCTCGGGCTTGTGCTCTTGGGTTATGGGCTCGACCGGTATCTGGGCACCGGCCCCTGGCTCATCCTGATCGGAGCTGTGCTAGGGGTCCTGAGCGCGCTGTGGCAGCTTGTGCGGCTTCTGCTTCGGGAGCCCCCCTCGGGCCGATCCGATGCGGGATGAAAAACAAGCGCGTGCCTTTCGCCTACGCCTCCCAACCCAAACGGGGAGAACGCAGCTGGGGGAGCGCCATCGGGCTCTGCGTGGCGCTTTCCTGCGGCATAGGCCTTTTTTGGGGCCAGGATAACCCGGCCGTGGGCGGCGGGGTCGCCTTTGGGGGGCTACTGGCCGCTTTGCATGCCTATGTGGGATATTGGGCGCTACGGCGTTTCTTTTTACGTGCCGATCGCGTATCTTTGCGCGCCGTGTTATGGAACATGGCGGCGCGTTTCCTGGGCGTCGTGCTCGGAATCGCGCTGGCGGTTCAGGTTGGCCGCCTCTCTGTTGAGGCCCTCCTCACGAGCTTTTTGATTGCGTATGTGGGCCTGAAAATCGGGGAAGTGCGGATTCTGGGTCGAACTATCGGCCCACCCCCGAAGACGGAAAATGGCGTGTGAACATGCGAACCCGAGCGCCGTTCTCCCTTCTATGCTGCGCCCTTCTAGGGACGTCAACGGTCCAGGCGGCAGCTTCGAAATCCGATGGTGTGCAGCTCGATGTGCTGCACCATGTGGCCAACGCCTACTACCTCGATTTTAGCCCACTGGGCAAAATCGAGCTGCCGCGCATCCTGATCGATGCCGAAGGGGCGCACCTGTTTCCCTCCACCACGGCCGCGCTGCGCGATGGGCGCTTTGTGCCCGCCGAATGGGCCGAAAAAACGGCTTCTCAGGCCCCGACGGAGGCCACGGAGGAGGAGCCATCTGCTTTGCACGAAGTCGGCAAGCTAGCCCGTCGCGATGGCCGTCCCATTTATCTGGATCTTTCCCTTACGCGTCACGGGGTTTTTATGCTGCTAGCGGGTCTGCTGCTGGTGGGCATCTTCATACCCCTGGCGGGTCGATATCGAGCCGGAGTGGGGCGCACAAGCGCCCCGCGCGGGGCTTGGCAGAACCTCTGGGAGGCGATCGTGCTCTTCATTCGCGATGAGGTGGCCATCCCCAACCTGGGCCAGCGGCACTACCAGAGGTATATGCCGTACCTGCTTACGGCCTTCTTCTTTATCCTCTTCTGCAACCTGTTGGGGCTGGTGCCCTTTGGCGCTACAGCCACGGGCAACATCACGGTCACCGCGGTGCTGGCCCTTTTTACGTTCGTGATCACGCAGCTTTCGGGCTCGCGTGATTACTGGCGACATATCTTCTGGATGCCC
This region includes:
- a CDS encoding SDR family NAD(P)-dependent oxidoreductase, producing MSTPWALVTGASSGIGQALSWELARRGLYVLGVGRRAQALEQTRARDPARIRVVVADIGSPEGREAALEALPDQASLKWLVHNAAVLDPIGPLASVSLSAWRAHMAVNVEAPLFLTQLALERMPAGGRILHLSSGAAHRPYVGWGAYCTAKAALHMLYRCLDQELASRGIRVGSVRPGVVDTPMQARLRATPETLFPARARFIGHYERGELLDPSVVARFLAWLLLVVDAETFAAQEWDIREHGALLPVDF
- a CDS encoding secondary thiamine-phosphate synthase enzyme YjbQ; protein product: MRWVQKDLNLRPRPRGVHLITGEITAQLPELAWFSVGMLHLFLRHTSASLALNENADPDVRRDLEAFLNRLVPDESPYFRHRLEGPDDMPAHVKAVLIGPGLWIPVRDGRLYLGTWQGIYLCEHRDRAGARSVTATLFGQSEEQGP
- a CDS encoding FAD-dependent thymidylate synthase, whose translation is MRPEDRELLKPYVTNLEGPVFALRNLPEEVIAVLFAYYSRSPHGLRENLLKLLREQDLAFLGAQPGPPEDSDGLEALQERARAFHEKWVIGYGHASVAEHAVVHLAVEDVSILASKAVEDARLASFTEKSTRYVVFNPERFYALSEHRREPWYGAYRDVARELLETYHALMPHVLERLRAEIPRAPDQSERAYEAALRAQACDLLRYLLPAAALTNLGMTINARSLEHLLRKLFSHPLAEVRELAGRIKAEALKVVPTLVKYADYNPYRAQTPARVAACATRLLGRPEPEPARPVVLVEYDPEAERKLLCAILYEQTRLPYEQLRRLVEGLEAGAQEEVLDAYLAGRGPHDEPMRALELVSYSFDVLLDFGAYRDLQRHRMATQLVQPFGPEHGYELPEPLSRWGLEAKLRGPIERAAQVYAQIAQTHPHEAAYVLPMAYRRRMLLTANLRELHHLIALRSGRQGHPAYRRIAQAMYQEIKRVHPLLARYIRVDLADYALARA
- a CDS encoding M23 family metallopeptidase — translated: MMRFPWTRLRRCLGRLHTVIWMVEDSAHPLYSLRVRFVVLFLGLVGLGLLLLGGALVLIAYTPLQGLIPSRVSPGAHQQIQLMQKRLLALEDSLRAQAAYIHSMRQVLLGEFRAEDAPEPAPTSGEPLPLETYSASEAYTAVAEPTPVRWTSLSPNVLEPIVFPAPSPVEGVVTRGLDARIGHWGIDIAAPEGSLVGAIADGFVVFADWTQEGGYTIVLQHARNFLSVYKHNQRLLRRLGERVRAGETIALSGRSGMITTGPHLHLELWHEGIPLDPLPYLYGVRSIVGTTDR
- a CDS encoding polymer-forming cytoskeletal protein, with translation MIAPGTVIQGTLRVCGDLRMAGSVRGQINADGKVVIAPEGRLEGDLEASCADVAGFVQGAIRAERVVLRATARVAGQVLMQRLVIEEGAQFEGECHRLEVHVVDGAESSPELA
- a CDS encoding AtpZ/AtpI family protein; this translates as MQAKPPPSGPREAYRYLVLSSQILGSLLGLVLLGYGLDRYLGTGPWLILIGAVLGVLSALWQLVRLLLREPPSGRSDAG
- the atpB gene encoding F0F1 ATP synthase subunit A; translated protein: MQLDVLHHVANAYYLDFSPLGKIELPRILIDAEGAHLFPSTTAALRDGRFVPAEWAEKTASQAPTEATEEEPSALHEVGKLARRDGRPIYLDLSLTRHGVFMLLAGLLLVGIFIPLAGRYRAGVGRTSAPRGAWQNLWEAIVLFIRDEVAIPNLGQRHYQRYMPYLLTAFFFILFCNLLGLVPFGATATGNITVTAVLALFTFVITQLSGSRDYWRHIFWMPGVPVALRPILALVEFLGLFTKPFALAIRLFANMTAGHVAIVCILGLIFVFASLSPALGYAVAPFSVAVTLGVYGLELLVALLQAYIFTILSAVFIAGALEEHHHEEDHATH